One stretch of Cololabis saira isolate AMF1-May2022 chromosome 15, fColSai1.1, whole genome shotgun sequence DNA includes these proteins:
- the LOC133460956 gene encoding zinc finger protein 665-like codes for MKHKILIVKNEAPAEVQITAEQLLREAKERELELLPPKQEITVKEELNDSKLRKRKYSCDQCGAAFAVKGNLTTHQRIHTGEKPYSCDQCGAAFALKSNLTTHQRIHTGDKPYSCDQCGAAFALKSNLTTHQRIHTGDKPYRCVQCGVAFGTQGHLMSHQRIHTGDKPYSCDQCGVAFAQQGVLTRHQRIHTGDKPYRCDQCGVAFARKGDLTNHQRIHTGFKPYWCDQCGAAFAEQGVLTRHQRIHTGDKPYRCDQCGTAFAEQGHLTRHQRIHTGFKPYRCDQCEAAFTQQSDLTKHRRIHTGEKPYSCDQCGAAFALKSNLTTHQRIHTGDKPYRCDQCGVAFGTQGHLMSHQRIHTGDKPYRCDQCGVAFGTQGHLMSHQRIHTGDKPYSCDQCGVAFAQQGVLTRHQRIHTGFKPYCCDQCGAAFAEQGVLTRHQRIHTGDKPYRCDQCGAAFARQDQLTRHQRIHTG; via the exons ATGAAACACAAGATCCTGATT gtgaagaacgaaGCTCCTGCCGAGGTGCAGATCACCGCCgagcagctgctgagagaagCCAAGGAGAGGGAGCTGGAACTTCTGCCGCCCAAGCAGGAGATTACCGTCAAGGAGGAGCTCAACGACTCCaagctgaggaagaggaag tacagctgtgatcagtgtggtgcgGCTTTTGCCGTGAAAGGTAATCTtacgactcaccaacgtattcacactggtgaGAAAccatacagctgtgatcagtgtggagcggcttttgccctgAAAAGTAATCTTAcaactcaccaacgtattcatactggagacaagccttacag ctgtgatcagtgtggagcggcttttgccctgAAAAGTAATCTTAcaactcaccaacgtattcacactggagacaagccttacagatgcgtaCAGTGTGGAGTGGCTTTTGGCACGCAAGGTCATTTGatgagtcaccaacgtattcacactggagacaagccttacagctgtgatcagtgtggagtcgcttttgcccagcaaggtgttctaacgagacatcaacgtattcacactggagacaagccttacagatgtgatcagtgcggAGTGGCTTTTGCCCGGAAAGGTGATTTGACgaatcaccaacgtattcacactggattcaAGCCTTActggtgtgatcagtgtggagcggcttttgcagAGCAAGGTGTGCTAACaagacatcaacgtattcacactggagacaagccttacagatgtgatcagtgtggaacgGCTTTTGCTGAGCAAGGTCATTTGACaagacaccaacgtattcacactggattcaagccttacaggtgtgatcagtgtgaggcgGCTTTTACCCAGCAAAGTGATCTAACGAAACAcagacgtattcacactggtgaGAAAccatacagctgtgatcagtgtggagcggcttttgccctgAAAAGTAATCTTAcaactcaccaacgtattcacactggagacaagccttacagatgcgatcagtgtggagtggCTTTTGGCACGCAAGGTCATTTGatgagtcaccaacgtattcacactggagacaagccttacagatgcgatcagtgtggagtggCTTTTGGCACGCAAGGTCATTTGatgagtcaccaacgtattcacactggagacaagccttacagctgtgatcagtgtggagtcgcttttgcccagcaaggtgttctaacgagacatcaacgtattcacactggattcaAGCCTTActgttgtgatcagtgtggagcggcttttgcagAGCAAGGTGTGCTAacgagacatcaacgtattcacactggagacaagccttacaggtgtgatcagtgtggagcggcttttgcccggcaagaTCAATTGacgagacatcaacgtattcacactggataa